The proteins below are encoded in one region of Enhydrobacter sp.:
- a CDS encoding methylated-DNA--[protein]-cysteine S-methyltransferase has protein sequence MPERIRYTWGQSALGEFIVAASERGVVAFEFADRRETALEALRPRLPEAFLEQDDEGLSALAARLQALIDRPDDAHDVAIDPRGDDYQKTVWSLLRQIPAGETTTYGALAARLGTRDARDVTAAIAANAIAVLIPCHRVVKKNGGLSGYRWGAKRKRALLERERRAACFQLA, from the coding sequence ATGCCCGAACGTATTCGCTACACGTGGGGCCAGAGCGCGCTCGGCGAGTTCATCGTCGCGGCATCGGAAAGGGGCGTCGTCGCCTTCGAGTTCGCTGACCGGCGCGAGACGGCGCTGGAAGCGCTGCGCCCGCGACTTCCCGAGGCTTTCCTCGAACAGGACGACGAGGGGTTGTCGGCGCTGGCGGCCAGATTGCAGGCGCTGATCGACCGGCCCGACGATGCGCACGATGTCGCCATCGACCCGCGCGGCGACGACTATCAGAAGACGGTCTGGTCGCTCCTGCGCCAGATCCCTGCCGGCGAGACCACGACCTACGGCGCGCTCGCGGCCAGGCTCGGCACGCGCGACGCGCGGGACGTGACGGCGGCCATCGCCGCCAATGCGATCGCCGTGCTCATCCCTTGCCACCGGGTCGTGAAGAAGAATGGCGGGTTGTCCGGCTATCGCTGGGGTGCCAAGCGCAAACGCGCCCTGCTCGAGCGCGAACGCCGCGCCGCCTGCTTTCAACTGGCGTGA
- a CDS encoding shikimate dehydrogenase gives MDFAEPPLFTGQFAVNGATRLYGTIGDPIRQLRMTGVMSHVFSALGINAVWLPFEGGAALLPVMLEALGKMRNLGGFTVTIPHKTAILPLMGRVTRRARAAGSVNLVKRDADGALSGDMVDGAGFVAGLEAQGHRVRGASVWLVGLGGAGGAIAAALCEAKVGRLLVTDLKAARADAGLDRLSRYYPDVPVASIAAEQHPPKGIHYAINATPLGLRPGDPLSFDPVTLDPDTVIAEVIMSPVETPLLQRARTHGRRVHHGRHMLDHQIPLYLDWFGIDSKGIDVVRLVRSLS, from the coding sequence ATGGATTTCGCCGAGCCACCTCTTTTCACCGGCCAGTTCGCCGTCAACGGCGCGACCCGCCTGTACGGCACGATCGGCGATCCCATCCGCCAGTTGCGTATGACCGGCGTCATGTCGCACGTTTTCTCGGCGCTCGGCATCAATGCCGTATGGCTGCCCTTCGAAGGCGGCGCCGCGCTCCTGCCGGTGATGCTGGAGGCGCTCGGCAAGATGCGCAATCTGGGCGGCTTCACCGTCACCATCCCGCACAAGACCGCGATCCTGCCCCTGATGGGTCGCGTCACGCGGCGGGCACGCGCGGCAGGCAGCGTCAACCTGGTGAAGCGTGATGCCGACGGCGCGCTCTCGGGCGACATGGTCGACGGGGCGGGCTTCGTGGCCGGGCTCGAAGCCCAGGGCCATCGCGTGCGCGGCGCCAGCGTCTGGCTGGTCGGCCTGGGCGGCGCGGGCGGCGCCATCGCAGCGGCGCTGTGCGAGGCCAAGGTCGGCCGCCTGCTCGTCACCGACCTCAAGGCGGCGCGCGCCGATGCGGGCCTCGACCGGCTGTCGCGCTACTACCCCGACGTGCCCGTGGCCAGCATCGCGGCCGAGCAGCATCCGCCCAAGGGCATCCATTATGCGATCAACGCCACGCCGCTCGGTCTGCGGCCGGGCGATCCGCTTTCCTTCGATCCGGTGACGCTCGATCCCGACACGGTGATCGCCGAGGTCATCATGAGCCCGGTGGAGACGCCGCTCCTGCAGCGTGCACGCACGCACGGCCGGCGGGTCCATCACGGCCGTCATATGCTCGACCACCAGATCCCGCTCTATCTCGACTGGTTCGGCATCGACAGCAAAGGCATCGACGTCGTGCGCCTGGTGCGCTCGCTCTCCTAG
- a CDS encoding YqgE/AlgH family protein, translating into MMSGSSPAASLVGRFLVAAPSMPDERFQKSVVFICKHDTEGALGIIVNNAVNDLPLGQVYKQLGIEVPSVSDNQPVLFGGPVETSRGLVLHSADYKREETLLIEGGMALTASLEILKDMAGGHGPKQAWLALGHSGWAPGQLDREMQDNAWLVVDANPALVFDADFGAKWQRALDMLGGKGGGSGRFDLASYSHQTGRA; encoded by the coding sequence ATGATGTCGGGGTCCTCGCCTGCGGCTTCGCTCGTCGGCCGCTTCCTCGTCGCAGCGCCATCCATGCCGGATGAGCGCTTCCAGAAGAGTGTGGTCTTCATCTGCAAGCACGACACCGAGGGCGCACTCGGCATCATCGTGAACAATGCGGTGAACGATCTGCCGCTGGGGCAGGTCTACAAGCAGCTCGGCATCGAGGTGCCGTCGGTGTCGGACAATCAGCCGGTACTGTTCGGGGGGCCGGTCGAGACGTCGCGCGGGCTGGTGCTGCATTCGGCCGACTACAAGCGCGAGGAGACGCTGCTGATCGAAGGCGGCATGGCGCTGACCGCGTCGCTCGAGATCCTGAAGGATATGGCGGGCGGTCACGGTCCCAAGCAGGCCTGGCTGGCGCTCGGCCATTCCGGCTGGGCGCCCGGCCAGCTCGATCGCGAGATGCAGGACAATGCCTGGCTGGTGGTCGATGCCAACCCGGCCCTCGTGTTCGACGCCGACTTCGGGGCGAAGTGGCAGCGCGCGCTCGACATGCTGGGCGGAAAAGGCGGCGGCAGCGGCCGCTTCGACCTCGCCTCCTACTCGCACCAGACCGGACGCGCCTGA
- a CDS encoding indolepyruvate ferredoxin oxidoreductase family protein codes for MSTAATPVPLVFGDYALEDRYRLDKGRVYLTGIQALVRLPMMQRQRDFKAGLNTGGFISGYRGSPLGMYDNALWGAKRYLKENNIHFQPGLNEDLAATAVWGSQQTNLFPSAAVDGVFAIWYGKGPGVDRSMDVLKHGNAAGTSPHGGVIALAGDDHGCQSSTLPHQSEQVFAAAMIPVVNPATVQEYLDFGILGFALSRYSGCWIGFKAISETVESGASVWVDPERIQVVMPTDFQLPPGGLGIRNPDPPLEQERRLHGPKMAAVQAFVRANGFDRTVIEPPRARIGIMTTGKAYLDTRQALEDLGIDDARAKALGIRLYKVGLTWPLEPEGARRFAEGLDEVIVVEEKRSNLEDQLVRILYNLPADRRPLVIGKADETGRIILPSDGELSPTGVALVIANRLMKHAGESPELKQRLARLEAKEKLLAAPPPKMARTPYFCSGCPHNTSTRVPEGSRAMAGIGCHGMAVWMPERRTSLISHMGGEGVAWVGQAPFTSEKHIFQNLGDGTYYHSGLMAIRQSAAAGVNITYKILYNDAVAMTGGQPHDGPLSVPEITRQVEAEGAKRIVVVTDEPDKYPPNAGFAHGVSIRHRDELDAVQRELRDIPGLTVLVYDQTCAAEKRRRRKRGTFPDPAKRVFINDAVCEGCGDCSEQSNCVSVKPLETELGRKRQIDQSNCNKDFSCLKGFCPSFVSVHGGTPAKARRPQLKVVQDDPLASLPMPTLRPLSEAYGILVTGIGGTGVITVGALIGMAAHLEGKGCTVLDFTGLAQKNGAVMSHVRLAPRPDDLHAVRIAAGGANLVLGCDMVVAASPAALSRIEPGITKAVINGHMTPVAAFVTNGDMDLGAESMMKAIRDAAGDEATSFVDGTGLATALLGDSIATNLFMLGYAWQKGLVPLSLEALMRAVELNGVAVETSKRTFDWGRLAAHNLAAVQTAAKPTLRVEKPVARTLAEIVAKRVELLTAYQDAAYAERYRAFVDKVAKAEKEKAKGRSGLAEAVAKSLYKLMAYKDEYEVARLYTDGEFLRKLGSQFEGDYRITFHLAPPLFAERDPVTGHLKKREYGAWMMPAFRLLASMRKLRGTAFDIFGRTAERRMERRLIGEYEATIDSVLATLDQTNHPIAVQIAQVPESMRGFGHVKERNVQAAKARETSLLAAYRAPATARAAAE; via the coding sequence GCCGGGCTGAATACCGGCGGCTTCATCTCGGGTTATCGCGGCTCGCCGCTGGGCATGTACGACAATGCCCTGTGGGGCGCGAAGCGCTACCTGAAAGAGAACAACATCCATTTCCAGCCGGGCCTGAACGAGGATCTCGCCGCGACCGCGGTCTGGGGCAGCCAGCAGACCAATCTTTTCCCGTCGGCGGCTGTCGATGGCGTGTTCGCCATCTGGTACGGCAAGGGGCCGGGCGTCGATCGTTCGATGGATGTGCTGAAGCACGGCAATGCCGCCGGCACCTCGCCGCATGGCGGCGTGATCGCGCTGGCGGGCGACGATCACGGCTGCCAGTCCTCGACCCTGCCGCATCAGAGCGAGCAGGTCTTCGCCGCCGCCATGATCCCCGTCGTCAATCCGGCGACAGTGCAGGAGTATCTCGACTTCGGCATCCTGGGCTTCGCGCTGTCGCGTTATTCGGGCTGCTGGATCGGCTTCAAGGCGATTTCCGAGACCGTCGAGTCCGGCGCCTCGGTCTGGGTCGATCCCGAGCGCATCCAGGTCGTGATGCCGACCGACTTCCAGTTGCCGCCGGGCGGGCTCGGCATCCGCAATCCCGATCCTCCGCTCGAGCAGGAAAGGCGCCTGCACGGGCCAAAAATGGCGGCCGTGCAGGCGTTCGTGCGGGCCAACGGCTTCGACCGCACGGTGATCGAGCCGCCGCGGGCGCGCATCGGCATCATGACGACCGGCAAGGCCTATCTCGATACACGCCAGGCGCTGGAGGATCTCGGCATCGACGACGCGCGCGCCAAAGCGCTCGGCATCCGCCTCTACAAGGTCGGGCTCACGTGGCCACTCGAGCCCGAGGGTGCGCGCCGCTTCGCCGAAGGCCTCGACGAGGTGATCGTGGTCGAGGAGAAGCGCTCCAACCTCGAGGATCAGCTTGTCCGCATCCTCTACAACCTGCCGGCCGATCGCCGGCCGCTGGTGATCGGCAAGGCCGACGAGACCGGCCGCATCATCCTGCCGAGCGACGGCGAGCTCTCGCCCACCGGCGTCGCCCTGGTGATCGCCAACCGGCTCATGAAGCATGCCGGCGAGTCACCCGAGCTCAAGCAGCGGCTGGCGCGGCTCGAGGCCAAGGAGAAGCTGCTCGCCGCGCCGCCGCCCAAGATGGCGCGCACGCCCTATTTCTGCTCGGGGTGCCCACACAACACCTCGACGCGCGTGCCCGAGGGCAGTCGCGCCATGGCCGGCATCGGCTGCCACGGCATGGCGGTGTGGATGCCCGAACGCCGCACCTCGCTCATCAGCCATATGGGCGGCGAGGGCGTGGCCTGGGTCGGCCAGGCGCCGTTCACGTCGGAAAAGCACATCTTCCAGAACCTGGGCGACGGCACCTACTACCATTCCGGCCTGATGGCGATCCGCCAGTCGGCGGCCGCGGGCGTCAACATCACCTACAAGATCCTCTACAACGACGCCGTCGCCATGACCGGCGGGCAGCCGCACGACGGCCCGCTGAGCGTCCCCGAGATCACGCGGCAGGTCGAGGCCGAGGGCGCGAAGAGGATCGTGGTCGTCACCGACGAGCCCGACAAATATCCGCCCAATGCCGGCTTCGCGCATGGCGTCAGCATCCGCCATCGCGACGAGCTCGACGCCGTGCAGCGCGAGCTGCGCGACATCCCGGGCCTCACCGTGCTGGTCTACGACCAGACCTGCGCCGCCGAGAAGCGGCGGCGGCGCAAGCGCGGCACCTTCCCCGATCCCGCCAAGCGCGTGTTCATCAACGACGCGGTGTGCGAGGGCTGCGGCGACTGTTCCGAGCAGAGCAACTGCGTGTCGGTCAAGCCGCTCGAGACCGAGCTCGGCCGCAAGCGCCAGATCGACCAGAGCAACTGCAACAAGGACTTCTCCTGCCTGAAGGGCTTCTGCCCGAGCTTCGTCTCGGTGCACGGCGGTACGCCGGCCAAGGCCCGGCGACCGCAGCTCAAGGTCGTGCAGGACGATCCCTTGGCCTCGTTGCCGATGCCGACCCTGCGGCCGTTGAGCGAGGCGTACGGCATCCTCGTGACCGGCATCGGCGGCACCGGCGTGATCACCGTCGGTGCGCTGATCGGCATGGCGGCGCATCTCGAAGGCAAGGGCTGCACCGTGCTCGACTTCACCGGGCTCGCGCAGAAGAACGGCGCGGTCATGAGCCATGTGCGGCTGGCACCCCGGCCCGACGACCTGCATGCCGTACGCATCGCCGCGGGCGGCGCCAATCTCGTGCTGGGCTGCGATATGGTGGTGGCCGCGTCACCGGCGGCGCTGTCGCGCATCGAGCCCGGCATCACCAAGGCCGTGATCAACGGCCATATGACGCCGGTCGCGGCATTCGTGACCAACGGCGACATGGATCTCGGCGCCGAGTCCATGATGAAGGCGATCCGCGACGCCGCCGGTGACGAGGCCACCTCGTTCGTCGACGGCACCGGGCTCGCCACCGCGCTGCTCGGCGACTCGATCGCGACCAATCTCTTCATGCTGGGCTACGCCTGGCAGAAAGGGCTGGTGCCGCTGTCGCTCGAGGCGCTCATGCGCGCGGTCGAGTTGAATGGCGTCGCTGTCGAGACCAGCAAGCGCACCTTCGACTGGGGCCGGCTCGCCGCGCACAATCTTGCTGCCGTGCAGACCGCGGCCAAGCCGACATTGCGCGTGGAGAAGCCGGTGGCCCGTACGCTGGCCGAGATCGTCGCCAAGCGGGTCGAGTTGCTGACCGCTTACCAGGACGCCGCCTATGCCGAGCGCTACCGCGCTTTCGTCGACAAAGTCGCCAAGGCCGAAAAGGAGAAGGCCAAGGGCCGTTCCGGCCTCGCCGAGGCGGTGGCCAAGTCGCTCTACAAGCTGATGGCCTACAAGGACGAGTACGAGGTGGCGCGGCTCTACACCGACGGCGAGTTCCTGAGGAAGCTCGGCAGCCAGTTCGAGGGCGACTACAGGATCACCTTCCATCTGGCGCCGCCGCTGTTCGCCGAGCGCGATCCGGTGACGGGCCACCTCAAGAAGCGCGAGTACGGCGCCTGGATGATGCCGGCCTTCCGCCTGCTCGCCTCGATGAGAAAGCTGCGCGGCACGGCCTTCGACATTTTCGGGCGCACCGCGGAGCGGCGCATGGAGCGCCGCCTGATCGGCGAGTACGAGGCAACGATCGACAGCGTCCTCGCCACGCTCGACCAGACCAACCACCCAATCGCGGTGCAGATCGCCCAGGTGCCGGAGAGCATGCGCGGCTTCGGGCATGTAAAGGAAAGGAACGTGCAGGCGGCCAAGGCGCGCGAGACGTCGCTGCTGGCCGCCTACCGTGCCCCGGCGACGGCCCGCGCCGCCGCGGAGTAG
- a CDS encoding substrate-binding domain-containing protein codes for MADRVDFAVLDVTVLRGIPALHVDPLGRLDGVYVCRAGHPLLRKRPLKATDMHAYPLVHSNVSTEHAYPMEDIDPGLTIDDATGSILQSIAVASCRLMYDMVEASDAISIARISQVEERIAQGRMAVLDLPWKARPPCAEFGIACKQERTLPPAARMFIGLIRKRMRAIAKKAVRAHHLASNG; via the coding sequence ATGGCCGACCGCGTCGACTTCGCCGTCCTCGATGTCACGGTGTTGCGCGGCATCCCGGCGCTGCACGTCGACCCGCTCGGCAGGCTGGACGGCGTCTATGTATGTCGCGCCGGTCATCCACTGCTTCGTAAACGGCCGCTGAAGGCCACCGACATGCATGCCTATCCGCTCGTCCATTCGAATGTTTCGACGGAGCACGCCTACCCGATGGAAGATATCGACCCCGGCCTGACGATCGACGACGCGACCGGCAGCATCCTGCAGTCGATCGCCGTCGCATCGTGCCGTCTGATGTACGACATGGTCGAGGCAAGCGACGCGATCAGCATCGCCCGTATCAGCCAGGTCGAGGAGCGCATAGCGCAAGGACGGATGGCAGTTCTCGATCTGCCTTGGAAGGCGAGGCCGCCGTGTGCGGAGTTCGGCATCGCCTGCAAGCAGGAGCGCACCTTGCCGCCCGCGGCGCGCATGTTCATCGGTCTGATCCGCAAGCGCATGCGGGCCATCGCAAAGAAGGCGGTCCGCGCCCATCACTTGGCCTCGAACGGATAG
- a CDS encoding SDR family NAD(P)-dependent oxidoreductase, with protein MTHKGQTALVTGATDGVGRVVAARLGAAGFRVLVHGRDRTRGEATVREVEQAGGSATFLRADLASLDEVRGLAGNVAAATDRLHLLINNAGIGTAGDRPGRQVSADGHELRFAVNYLAGFLLTRLLLPLLEASAPARIVNVSSAGQQAIDFSDVMLTRRYSGVAAYCQSKLAQILFTIDLAEELKDRSVTVNALHPSTYMNTTMVRQSGTTPISRVEDGAEAILNLAIGPSLKGRSGLYLNVLREARADGQAYDPAARARLRKLSRDLTGLKG; from the coding sequence ATGACGCACAAGGGACAAACGGCCCTGGTGACGGGCGCCACCGACGGCGTCGGCCGCGTGGTCGCCGCGCGACTGGGCGCGGCTGGCTTTCGCGTGCTGGTCCACGGCCGAGACCGGACGCGCGGAGAGGCCACCGTGCGGGAAGTAGAGCAGGCCGGCGGCAGCGCCACTTTCCTGCGCGCCGACCTCGCCTCGCTGGACGAGGTCCGCGGTCTCGCCGGGAACGTCGCCGCGGCCACGGACCGCCTGCACCTCCTGATCAACAATGCCGGCATCGGCACGGCCGGCGACAGGCCCGGTCGGCAGGTGAGCGCCGACGGTCACGAGCTGCGCTTCGCCGTCAACTACCTCGCGGGCTTCCTGCTGACCCGTCTGCTCCTGCCGCTGCTCGAGGCCAGCGCACCGGCCCGCATCGTCAACGTTTCCTCGGCCGGCCAGCAGGCGATCGACTTCTCGGACGTGATGCTCACCCGCCGCTACAGCGGCGTCGCGGCCTATTGCCAGAGCAAGCTGGCGCAAATCCTGTTCACGATCGACCTCGCCGAGGAGCTGAAGGACAGGAGCGTGACCGTGAACGCGCTGCATCCCTCGACCTACATGAACACGACGATGGTCCGCCAATCGGGTACCACGCCGATCAGCCGCGTCGAGGACGGCGCCGAGGCGATCCTCAATCTCGCGATCGGGCCCTCACTCAAAGGCAGGAGCGGCCTCTATCTCAACGTGCTGCGCGAAGCCCGCGCCGATGGGCAGGCCTACGATCCCGCGGCGCGCGCCAGGCTGCGCAAGCTCAGCCGTGACCTCACCGGTCTCAAAGGGTGA
- a CDS encoding SDR family oxidoreductase, with amino-acid sequence MTSVTRVSLVTGASSGIGAATARALAGPGTAMAIHARKNKAGLKRVAASVREAGSEVLLLEGDLAQVGIAARLVDETVKRFGRIDIIVSNAGFADSRAIGEVDRATWDASLASMTTAFFELATTAKPLLVKAGAAGRLVGVSSFVAHAFARGIMSFPASAAAKAGVEALARALAADLAPSGVTVNCVAPGFIEKDANAHAAVSRERMARVSESIPMGRYGKTAEVAAVIAFLCSPAASYVTGQTIHVNGGLTL; translated from the coding sequence ATGACTTCCGTCACCCGTGTCTCTCTCGTCACCGGCGCCTCGTCAGGGATCGGCGCGGCCACGGCCCGTGCGCTGGCCGGTCCCGGAACCGCGATGGCCATCCACGCCCGCAAGAACAAGGCCGGCCTCAAACGGGTCGCCGCCTCGGTGCGCGAGGCCGGGAGCGAGGTGCTGCTGCTGGAGGGCGATCTCGCGCAGGTCGGCATCGCGGCGCGCCTGGTCGACGAGACAGTGAAGCGTTTTGGCCGGATCGACATAATCGTGAGCAATGCAGGCTTCGCCGATAGCCGTGCCATCGGCGAGGTCGATCGCGCGACATGGGATGCGAGCCTCGCCTCGATGACCACCGCTTTCTTCGAGCTTGCCACGACCGCCAAGCCGCTCCTCGTGAAGGCCGGGGCGGCCGGCCGGCTGGTCGGCGTGTCGTCCTTCGTGGCCCATGCCTTTGCGCGCGGCATCATGAGCTTCCCGGCCTCGGCCGCCGCCAAGGCAGGCGTCGAGGCGCTGGCCCGGGCGCTGGCCGCCGACCTCGCGCCATCGGGCGTCACGGTGAATTGCGTGGCCCCCGGCTTCATCGAGAAGGATGCGAATGCCCATGCCGCGGTGTCGCGCGAGCGCATGGCCAGGGTGAGCGAATCGATTCCCATGGGCCGCTATGGCAAGACGGCGGAAGTCGCTGCCGTGATCGCCTTTCTCTGCTCGCCGGCCGCCAGCTACGTCACCGGCCAGACGATCCATGTCAACGGCGGCCTCACCCTTTGA
- the alkB gene encoding DNA oxidative demethylase AlkB, whose amino-acid sequence MPDLFEKSCDSLPAREDMAPGAVLLRGRALVVEDGILAALGSVLAAAPFRHMTTPGGFVMSVAMTNCGEVGWVTDRSGYRYAVADPESGKAWPAMPESLRRLANEAAAEAGYAGFAPDSCLINRYLPEARLSLHQDRDERDFSQPIVSVSLGLPATFQFGGLKRADPVIKYRLQHGDIAVWGGPSRLYHHGVLTLKQGEHPKLGRQRINLTFRAAL is encoded by the coding sequence GTGCCTGATCTGTTCGAGAAATCATGCGATTCGCTCCCTGCGCGCGAGGACATGGCGCCCGGCGCGGTGCTGTTGCGCGGGCGCGCACTCGTCGTGGAGGACGGGATCCTGGCGGCGCTCGGATCGGTGCTCGCGGCCGCACCGTTTCGACATATGACGACGCCCGGCGGCTTCGTGATGTCGGTCGCCATGACCAACTGCGGCGAGGTCGGGTGGGTGACCGACAGGAGCGGCTATCGCTACGCCGTCGCCGATCCCGAGAGCGGAAAGGCCTGGCCGGCCATGCCCGAAAGCTTGCGCCGGCTCGCGAACGAGGCCGCAGCGGAAGCGGGGTATGCCGGTTTCGCGCCCGACAGCTGCCTCATCAATCGCTATCTGCCGGAGGCGCGCCTCTCTCTGCACCAGGACAGGGACGAGCGCGACTTCAGCCAGCCGATCGTCTCGGTCTCGCTCGGCCTGCCGGCGACGTTCCAGTTCGGCGGCCTCAAGCGCGCCGACCCGGTGATCAAATATCGGCTGCAGCACGGTGATATCGCTGTCTGGGGCGGGCCTTCGCGGCTCTACCACCATGGCGTGCTCACGCTGAAGCAGGGCGAGCATCCGAAACTCGGTCGCCAGCGGATCAACCTCACCTTCCGCGCCGCCCTTTGA
- a CDS encoding peroxiredoxin, producing MAKVGDKVPNATLRMLGPEGPKPVTTEELFAPGKKVVAFALPGAFTPTCSAKHVPGFVSEFDKLKAKGVDTVACISVNDAFVMGAWGKDQKVGDKVMMLGDGNGEFTQAMGLTMDGSKFGLGTRSQRYAMIVDNGVIKDLFVEKPGAFEVSSAENVLKHL from the coding sequence ATGGCCAAAGTCGGCGACAAGGTGCCCAATGCGACGTTGCGCATGCTGGGACCCGAAGGCCCCAAACCCGTCACCACCGAGGAGCTGTTCGCGCCCGGCAAGAAGGTCGTGGCCTTCGCGTTGCCCGGCGCCTTCACGCCCACCTGCTCGGCCAAGCACGTGCCCGGCTTCGTCTCCGAGTTCGACAAGCTGAAGGCCAAAGGCGTCGACACGGTCGCCTGCATCTCCGTGAACGACGCCTTCGTCATGGGCGCCTGGGGCAAGGACCAGAAAGTCGGCGACAAGGTGATGATGCTGGGCGACGGCAACGGCGAGTTCACCCAGGCGATGGGCCTCACCATGGATGGCTCGAAGTTCGGTCTGGGCACGCGCAGCCAGCGCTATGCCATGATCGTCGACAACGGCGTCATCAAGGATCTGTTCGTCGAGAAGCCCGGCGCTTTCGAGGTATCCTCGGCCGAGAACGTGCTGAAGCATCTCTGA
- a CDS encoding low affinity iron permease family protein, with translation MARGNRKAREAAEKVHDGPVSVWFSKLASSTAHATGRPATFAICCLTVIGWAVTGPLFHYSDTWQLVINTGTTIVTFLMVFLIQNTQNRDGAALQAKLDELIRATHDARNAYMGIENLPESELEGMREHCDDPAPRSG, from the coding sequence ATCGCGCGGGGAAACAGGAAGGCCCGGGAAGCAGCCGAAAAGGTCCATGACGGCCCGGTTTCCGTCTGGTTCAGCAAGCTCGCCAGCTCGACGGCGCACGCCACCGGTCGACCGGCGACATTTGCCATTTGTTGCCTCACCGTCATTGGATGGGCCGTGACAGGTCCCCTCTTTCACTACTCCGATACGTGGCAGCTCGTTATCAATACCGGCACCACCATCGTGACCTTCCTGATGGTATTCCTCATCCAGAACACGCAGAACCGCGATGGGGCCGCGCTCCAGGCCAAGCTGGATGAGCTGATTCGAGCCACGCACGACGCGCGGAATGCCTACATGGGCATCGAAAATCTGCCGGAATCCGAACTGGAAGGCATGCGCGAGCACTGCGACGACCCTGCGCCTCGGTCTGGTTGA
- a CDS encoding HAD family hydrolase, which produces MRRRLLLALAIAGWAVAGSDALAQINPLASWNDGAAKKAIVDFVQRTTTDGGADFVPPPERIAVFDNDGTLWTEQPVYFQFAFALDRVKQLAPQHPEWQSREPFKSVLTGNMAGLVASSEKGVLEVIAATHSGMTTAEFARTVTDWMANAGHPRFKRPYLDFVYQPMIELLAYLRSHGFKTFIVSGGGVAFMRPWTEKVYGIPPEQVVGSSDVVKFVMQQPDKPVLMKEAKVEFIDDGPGKPVGINRFIGRQPIFAFGNSDGDQQMLEWTAAGGGLRFMGLVHHTDAVREYAYDRQSHIGKLDKAWDEAVRRKWTVVDMKADWR; this is translated from the coding sequence ATGCGCCGACGTCTTCTTCTCGCGCTCGCCATCGCAGGCTGGGCTGTCGCCGGCAGCGACGCCCTCGCTCAGATCAACCCTCTCGCCTCATGGAACGATGGCGCGGCAAAGAAAGCGATTGTCGATTTCGTGCAGCGCACGACGACCGACGGCGGTGCCGACTTCGTTCCGCCGCCGGAGCGCATCGCGGTGTTCGACAATGACGGCACGCTCTGGACCGAGCAGCCGGTCTATTTCCAGTTCGCCTTCGCGCTCGATCGTGTGAAGCAACTCGCGCCGCAGCACCCGGAGTGGCAGTCGCGCGAGCCCTTCAAGTCGGTCCTCACCGGCAACATGGCGGGACTTGTGGCGTCGAGCGAGAAAGGGGTACTCGAAGTGATCGCCGCGACGCATTCCGGCATGACCACCGCAGAGTTCGCTCGAACGGTGACCGACTGGATGGCGAATGCCGGGCATCCGCGCTTCAAGCGGCCTTACCTCGATTTCGTCTACCAGCCGATGATCGAGCTGCTGGCCTATCTCCGCAGCCATGGCTTCAAGACCTTCATCGTGTCAGGCGGCGGCGTGGCGTTCATGCGGCCATGGACCGAGAAGGTCTATGGCATTCCGCCCGAGCAGGTCGTGGGCTCGTCGGATGTGGTCAAGTTCGTGATGCAGCAACCTGACAAGCCGGTCCTGATGAAGGAGGCGAAGGTCGAGTTCATCGACGATGGACCGGGGAAGCCGGTCGGCATCAACCGCTTCATCGGCCGGCAACCGATCTTCGCCTTCGGCAATTCCGACGGCGACCAGCAGATGCTGGAATGGACCGCGGCAGGCGGCGGCCTGCGCTTCATGGGCCTCGTGCACCATACCGATGCCGTGCGCGAATACGCCTACGACCGGCAATCGCACATCGGCAAGCTCGACAAGGCCTGGGACGAAGCCGTGCGCCGGAAGTGGACGGTCGTGGACATGAAAGCCGACTGGAGGTGA